A segment of the Desulfofundulus kuznetsovii DSM 6115 genome:
GCCGGCCAGGGCAAAGACCTTGGTGCCCTTGCTTTTTTCCGTACCGAACCGGGCGAACCAGTCGGCGCCCTTTAAAATGATGACGGGTATATTGGCGAAAGTTTCCACGTTATTGATCAGGGTGGGAAGTCCAAAAAGGCCCTTCTGGGCAGGGAAAGGAGGTCGTGGACGGGGCTCACCCCTTCTGCCCTCTATGGAGTTTAAGAGGGCGGTTTCCTCCCCGCAAACAAAGGCGCCGGCGCCAATCCTGATCTCCACATCGAAATCAAAACCGGTGCCGAAAATATTTTTGCCCAGGTATTTATGTTCCCTGGCCTGTTCAATGGCCCGGCTCAAACGCTCGATGGCCAGGGGATACTCCGCCCTGATGTAAACATAACCCTGACTGGCGCCAATGGCATAACCGGCGATAGCCATAGCTTCAATCACACTATGGGGATCCCCTTCCAGGACACTGCGGTCCATAAAAGCCCCCGGGTCCCCCTCGTCGGCGTTGCAAACCACGTACTTGGGGGTTTCCCTGGACTGGCTGGCAAATTTCCACTTGAGGCCGGTGGGAAATCCCGCACCTCCCCGCCCCCGGAGTCCGGACCTGATCACAGCGTCAATAACTTCTTCCCGGGTCATGGAGGTCAACACCGTGGACAGAGCACGGTAACCGTCTCTGGCCACATATTCTTCGATGTTGTTGGGATCGATGAGGCCGCAGTTGCGCAGGACAATTTTTTGCTGGTACTTGAAGAAATCCATGTCCTCCATCTTCGGAATGGCTTTACCCGTGGACGGATCTTTATACAGCAACCGGTCCACCAGCCTGCCGTTCAACAAGTGCTCCACCACAATTTCTTCCACATCCTGCGGGGCAACCTTATGGTAAAGCACCCCTTCAGGATTGATCAGCACCAGCGGACCCAGATTACACGAGCCAATACAACCGGTCTCGATAACCTTGACTTCCTGCTGCAGGCCGTGGCGGGCAACCTTTTGCCTGAAGGCGTCCCTAATCGCACGGCACCCGCACGACACACAACCGGCCCCGGCACAAACCAATACCTGCGCACGCCATTGATTCATCCCGGTCCCCTCCTTTACTCGTATTTTTCCAGAATTTCATTTATCCGGGCAGGATCCACCCGAGCATAGACATCCTCGTCGATTAAGACCGCCGGCGCCAGGCTGCAGGCTCCCACACAGCGCACCTCGTTTAAGGAAAATTTCCTGTCCCTGGTGGTATCACCCACCCGGACTCCAAGGGCCTTCTCCAGATGGTCAATGATCCTCTGCCCTCCCCGCACATAACAGGCCGTACCCATGCAGACCCTGATTTCATGCCTGCCTTTAGGCACAAGGGAAAAGAAGGCGTAAAAAGTAGCCACCCCGTGTACCTCGCTCAAGGGGACATTAAGTCCTTCTGCCGCCATTTCCTGTACCCTGCGCGGCAGGTAGCCCAAAAGGTTCTGGGCCTTGTGTAGTACCATGATCAGGGCATTTTTATCCCCCCGGTGTTGATTAATAAACTCTTCGATCTGGGGATAAAGCTCCTCCTCATTGACCGGAACACAGGTACAGCATTGTTTTTCCATGTTCTTTTGCCTCCTTTAACTAATAGGTTCACAGAAGATACTCACCGCCAGAAGACACAGCAAGGTACTTTTCCTCCCTCAAATAAGTGATGGTAATAACTATCACAAACACAAAAGCCCCTGAATGGTTGCCGTACACCGCCTCCTTCCCGAGTGCATTCACATTTCTCAAGGTGTATGCATTCAGCGGAGGATTCCGGGGGAGTTAGTGGCCACAACCCCCTAAATGCCTTGCGTCAAGGTGAATCCTGAATTCCTGGCGATGAGAGGCAGGGCGATTTTTCCATCTTATGTGATAGTTATCACATTCCCATTACCAAAAAACCTACTATTAACTTTATTTATGGTAATTTGATAATAACACTTAAGAAGTTTTATTGCAACATGACATTAAAAAATTGTTCTATAGCCAATATTTAAACTTATTAAAATATTTAATATGCAATGAATACTTGGCGATTATTTGTTTGAGATGCCTTATGTTTTTAATGATAACAGCCGGCCCTGATTGGAACCCGGGCCTGGTCGAACACTTCGATCGTGTGCTCGTGTGCCCGGCTTTCCCTTGACAAGGCTGTTTAAGGTAGATACGATGTAATTGTAATCATTCATAATATGAAAGGAAAAAAATGAGCCCAACGATCTTAAGAGAAAAAGGTTATCGTTTCTTTTTCTTCTCCCGTGAGGAGACGCGAATGCATGTCCACGTTGTATGTTCCGACGGAGAAGCAAAGTTTTGGCTTCTCCCGGAGATTGAGTTGGCGAAAACCATAATTTAACACGGGCTCAGTTGAAGGAAATCGAAAGCATAATTGAGGTGTATTATGATGAGTTCAAAAGCGCTTGGGAAAAGCACTTCGGCAGTTGAAATTACCCATATTTCAAAGAATGGAGTTTGGCTTCTGGCCTATGACAAAGAGCTGTTCATGGCTTACAAAGATTTCCCATGGTTTAAGGATGCTCCTGTTGGGAAAATCCTTAACGTCAAAGAGCTTCATCGGGGGCATTTCTATTGGCCGGATTTAGATGTGGATCTTACCGTTGAGATCATAGAACACCCGGAACGGTTTCCTTTAAAGGCAAAATACACATAAGACGGATGGTGGCGCAGGCAAGTAAAAACAAACCCGGCCGCCACCGGATGGCGGAAGCCGGGGAAGACGGAAGGAAGATCATGCCCCGCATCGAGGGCTAAAAAATTTTTCCGACAATAAAAATACAGCAGGAAATTCTGGAGGGCAAGGCGAAATAGTTTAGTTAAAAAATAGCGTTAGCGTTCTCCGAGCCCGATTACCTGTGGCCATGGCTATGGTTTTCGGGCCGGCAGGGTATACCGGGAAACTGGTGTGCCTCCCAGTGCGGAAAGGAGAACACTGCCAAGCTTTTAAGTGGGTAGGCTGTGTTCTGTTTCCCGCAGAACACAGTTTTTTTCTGCGGACGTATAACCACCCGGCCGCCCGGAAAACGGCTGTGCTTCTGCCTTTTCGCCAGAGCACAGCTTTTTTGCTTTAAAACAAACCTTGAGGTCCCTGCCGGCCATGAATCCAATTATGTATGGCCTGTCCTTAAGGCAGTCAGGAGGTGAGAGAAGTGCTCTCTGATACTTATTGCCGGCGCGGAGCAAATAAGTGATCGAGACAATACAGTGCCGCAAGCGGGTTAACTGAACACTTACTTTTGATCAAATCCAATCCAAATACCTGAAGAGGTGAACGACAATGTTCAAGCGAATTCTTACCCCTGTATTAACCCTTCTCCTTGCGCTCGTGCTTATTGCGGGCTGCTCTTCCAATAGCGCACAGGAAGAAGCAAAACAGGGACAGCCGGCCCGGGAAAAACCGCAAAAACAGGACGTAATTCTGGCCACCACCACCAGCACCCAGGACAGCGGCCTTCTGGATGTGCTTATTCCGGAATTTGAAAAGAAAACCGGTTATAAGGTGAAAACCATTGCCGTGGGTACGGGCCAGGCCCTGGAAATGGGTAAAAAAGGTGAAGCGGACGTGCTGCTGGTGCACGCCCCCAAAGCGGAAAAGGAACTGGTGGACAGCGGCGTGGGCATCAACTACCGGCTGGTAATGCATAACGACTTTATCGTGGTCGGTCCGGAAAACGACCCGGCCGGAGTCAAGTCGGCCCAAAACACTGTGGAAGCCTTTAAAAAAATCGCCCAAACCCGGAGCACCTTTGTTTCCCGCGGGGATGAATCGGGCACCCACAAGAAAGAAAAAGACATCTGGAAAGAAGCCGGCATTACCCCCGGCGGCAAATGGTACCAGGAAGCCGGCACGGGCATGGGCAATACTCTGAACATTGCCTCGGAAAAGGGAGGCTATACCCTCAGCGACCGGGCCACCTACCTGGCCAACCAGAAGCACCTGAAGTTGAAGATCCTTTATGAAGGGGACAAAACCCTGCTCAATATCTACCACGTCATGCAGGTGAACCCGGAAAAATTCAGCAAGGTCAATGCCGAAGGTGCCAAAGCCTTTGTGGACTTCATGGTTTCACCTGAAACCCAGCAAATTATCGGTAAGTTCGGGGTGGACAAGTACGGCCAGCCGCTGTTCTTCCCCGATGCCGGTAAAAAGGAAGAAGAACTGGGGAAGTAGGATAGAAATGAAACCGCCCGCCCTGCCTTAAACCTTTTAGCCATAAATGCAGGGCGGTTACTTTTAAGCTTTGCGTTGATTAAGGTAGCCATCGGTACCGGATTTGACTGGTACCAGCACAAAAAGTTTGCCTAGCTTTGTATAGGGAAAATTGACCTCTTAGAAGTGGGGATTATCCAGTGAACAACACCATCTTAGAAGTGTACAATCTACAGTTCAAGCGGGGAAACCGGGAAATTTTAAATATCGATCATTTTGCCCTTCATGAGAGGGAAACCATCGCCCTGATCGGGCCAAATGGAGCCGGCAAAAGTACCCTGTTGCAGGTAATGGCCCTTTTATTAAAACCAACCCGCGGAACCGTGGAATTCCGGGGCGTACCGGCCACCCCCCGAAACGCCCTGGCCATTCGCCGGCGCATGGCCGTGGTGTTCCAGGAACCGCTTCTTTTAAATACGACGGTCTATGAGAATGTGGCCACAGGACTGAAGCTGCGGGGAGTTCCCCGGCAGGAAATAAAAAAAAGGGTTGGCCGCTGGCTGGAACTGCTGGGCATCGCCCACCTGGCCGGGCGCCGCTCCCACCAGCTTTCAGGGGGAGAAGCCCAGAGGGTCAGCCTGGCCAGGGCCTTTGCCCTGGAACCGGACGTTTTGTTCCTGGACGAACCCTTTTCCGCCCTGGATTTCCCCACCCGCCTGTCCCTGCTCAATGAACTGGACAGGCTTTTAAAAGATACGGGGATTGCTGCTATTTTTGTAACCCATGATTTTTCGGAGGTGCCCTATCTCACCGACCGGGTGGCCGTGCTCAAAAACGGCCGCCTCGTCAAAACAGGCACCTTCGAGGAAATATTTAAAGTAAAGCCCCGGCGGGAGAACTACATTACCTCCCTTTACCGGGTTTTTGAAAGCGACGCGGCGGGGTAAAGCAAAACACAAGCCGGCCCGGACCATTCACCGGCAACCTTGCCCCCGGGCGGCGGCCAAACACATTAAACAGTTGTTAAACAGACATACGTCTAAGAAATTCTCTTAACTGCCCGAAGGCATCACTGGACAAAGAGAAGTATCCTGCCAGGGCCGCTTCACCCAAACGTTTCCCAACCTCGGGACGGGAAGCTAAAAAAACCTGCAGCATTGCTTTCGAAATCTGCCGTGGTAAAGAAAGGCTCATATTCTGCAGGCATTCAAAATATTGTTTTACGCAAAGCAAAGCAGGCTCATCTTGAACGGCAGCCAGGCATACATCTTCCAGCATCCCAGGCCTGTTATCTCCAGGCAAAACGACGGCTGTAACAGAAGGATTACTTCCGGCGGAAACCAGGGGGGCAGGGGGAACGGGCAGACCTGCGGACCCTAAAGCACTGCAAATACTTTGAAAAGCCGCCCGGGCGTCTTCATCCGCATCCCTGACAATCCCCAGGGAAATTATTTTCGTAAAACCGGGAGAGTTCACAAGCGCCTTTAAATTCCCGGGCAGCCGGGATTTTCCCCCGATAGGCAAAATCTGAATATCAGGCAGGTTTAATTCGTTTTTGCAGTTATCAATGAGCGCGGCAAAGAAAAGCTCTTCATCCTTACCCTCCACCACCAGCACATGGGATTTCTCTATCCTGACGCTCACTATCGCACCTCCAGGTCCGTCTCCATGGCCGCTTCCAGCGTTTCCTGGTCGTAGGCAATTACCCGGGTACTTTTTCCCAGGGTTTCCAGCCGGTACAGACAAAAATCATAGTGCCCGCTATCCCTAAACGCCCTGTGGGCAGCCCTAATACACTCAAGACTATGGGTGGTGGCAAAAATTTGGGTATTAAACGTCCGTGCTGCTTCCCCAATGACCCGCCACACTTTATATAAAACGGAGTGGTGAAGCCCGTTCTCGATTTCATCTACAAGCACCACACCTTTTCCAGTATTGGCAATCGCCAGCACCAGACTGGCCAAACGTACCATTCCTTCTCCCATAACCGGCAGGGGAATGAGACGGCCATGGCCGAGATCGCCGTAGATCATTGGTACCCCCCCGGCAACCACCACGCTCAGGCGGCGCAGCCGTGGCTCAACCGTTTTTAAGACTTTTAAAAGTACATCCTGCTTACCAGTGATCTCCAGTCTTCCAAAACGCTCGGCATCTTCAGCAGGAGAAATCCGGCCGCGTGCAGCCAGGAAGACAGCCGGGATGGGCGACGGAGGCGGAGGAAAAGGCTGGACCTGAATTCCTTTCGGCCCCACAACCAGATAGTGCTTACCCTTTCGCTGTGCCTCATTGTATTCCAGCTCAAGCACAAGATCAGTGTCGGTGGACAGCAACGGTTCAGCAGGTTTCCCCTGATTTGAGTGTATAAATAAGCTAACTCCCGGATTTTCCAGGGGTTCACGGAGTATCCTCAACCTGAGGGTGCGGTAACCCGCAGTTTTGCTTTTCCCTGTTAGTTCTATTTCCTTTGCCGGATCAAAGCCGGTAAAAAGGGAATCCCATGGTGTTTCTGCGGTTCTTCCTGATTCGATCTTAAAAGACGGCTCGATACCTCGAAACGTACTGATGCGCAGGACCAGCTCGGGGTTATATGCTCCACAGTGCAGGAATAGAGCCTCCAAAAGGGCTGTTTTGCCGACGTTATTCATCCCTGCAATCAGGTTGACGGGAGCTAATTTTTCGATAATCAGCTCTTGGAAACACCGAAAGTTAGAGACTTTAAATGAAAGATACATCATAAAGTCCTCCCATAGTATCGATTTCCTTTACTGTTGCCGTCCTGCGCCTCCGCTTTCCTGGTATCCTTTTTGTAATAGATATGCTCCGTTTCTTTAGAAAAGATCCTTATTCCGGCCCCGTAATCATGCGGGTGATGGCGCTGGCCAGGGCGGCGGCACCAAAACCGTTATCGATATTTACCACGCCAATACCGGAAGCGCAGCTGTTCAGCATGGTGAGAAGGGCGGCCAGGCCGTGAAAACTGGCCCCGTAACCGACGCTGGTGGGCACGGCGATGACCGGCTGCTCCGCCAGCCCGGCCACCACGCTGGCCAGGGCTCCCTCCATTCCCGCCACCACAATGATGACCTGCGCCCACCGGATCATCTCCAGTTTGTCCAGCAGACGATGGATGCCCGCCACTCCTACGTCGTAGCAGCGGCGCACGTGGTTGCCCATCACTTCGGCGGTCACGGCTGCTTCCTCGGCCACCGGGAGATCAGCGGTCCCCGCCGACATCACCAGCACTTTACCCTTTGGCTGCGGGCGCTCCCCGCGGTACACCACAATAGTGCGCGCCAGTTCCGAATAAACGGCGTCGCTGAAAACGGCCCGTACTGCTTCGTATACCTCCCGGGCGGCCCGGGTGGCCAGAACGGTCCGGTTGTTCCCGCAAAGCCTCTGCACAATCTCCACTACTTGTTCCGTGGTTTTGCCCTGGCAGAAAACCACTTCCGGGAAACCCTTGCGCAGGGCCCGGTGG
Coding sequences within it:
- the larB gene encoding nickel pincer cofactor biosynthesis protein LarB, whose protein sequence is MTKDELRLLLEDVRRGRLEVDAAIERLKTLPYEDLGFAKVDHHRALRKGFPEVVFCQGKTTEQVVEIVQRLCGNNRTVLATRAAREVYEAVRAVFSDAVYSELARTIVVYRGERPQPKGKVLVMSAGTADLPVAEEAAVTAEVMGNHVRRCYDVGVAGIHRLLDKLEMIRWAQVIIVVAGMEGALASVVAGLAEQPVIAVPTSVGYGASFHGLAALLTMLNSCASGIGVVNIDNGFGAAALASAITRMITGPE
- the nuoE gene encoding NADH-quinone oxidoreductase subunit NuoE, which codes for MEKQCCTCVPVNEEELYPQIEEFINQHRGDKNALIMVLHKAQNLLGYLPRRVQEMAAEGLNVPLSEVHGVATFYAFFSLVPKGRHEIRVCMGTACYVRGGQRIIDHLEKALGVRVGDTTRDRKFSLNEVRCVGACSLAPAVLIDEDVYARVDPARINEILEKYE
- a CDS encoding DUF2442 domain-containing protein, yielding MMSSKALGKSTSAVEITHISKNGVWLLAYDKELFMAYKDFPWFKDAPVGKILNVKELHRGHFYWPDLDVDLTVEIIEHPERFPLKAKYT
- a CDS encoding DUF4160 domain-containing protein, producing MSPTILREKGYRFFFFSREETRMHVHVVCSDGEAKFWLLPEIELAKTII
- the nuoF gene encoding NADH-quinone oxidoreductase subunit NuoF, yielding MNQWRAQVLVCAGAGCVSCGCRAIRDAFRQKVARHGLQQEVKVIETGCIGSCNLGPLVLINPEGVLYHKVAPQDVEEIVVEHLLNGRLVDRLLYKDPSTGKAIPKMEDMDFFKYQQKIVLRNCGLIDPNNIEEYVARDGYRALSTVLTSMTREEVIDAVIRSGLRGRGGAGFPTGLKWKFASQSRETPKYVVCNADEGDPGAFMDRSVLEGDPHSVIEAMAIAGYAIGASQGYVYIRAEYPLAIERLSRAIEQAREHKYLGKNIFGTGFDFDVEIRIGAGAFVCGEETALLNSIEGRRGEPRPRPPFPAQKGLFGLPTLINNVETFANIPVIILKGADWFARFGTEKSKGTKVFALAGSVINTGLVEVPMGTTLRDLVYKIGGGIKDGKKFKAAQTGGPSGGCIPAEYLDVPIDYESLARIGAIVGSGGLIITDEDTCIVDFARFFMDFTQSESCGKCPPCRIGTKRILEILVRITQGRGKEDDLDRLEELCVNIKDAALCGLGQTAPNPVLTTIKYFRDEYLEHIRDKHCRAGVCKRLRKQPAVKIS
- a CDS encoding substrate-binding domain-containing protein — translated: MFKRILTPVLTLLLALVLIAGCSSNSAQEEAKQGQPAREKPQKQDVILATTTSTQDSGLLDVLIPEFEKKTGYKVKTIAVGTGQALEMGKKGEADVLLVHAPKAEKELVDSGVGINYRLVMHNDFIVVGPENDPAGVKSAQNTVEAFKKIAQTRSTFVSRGDESGTHKKEKDIWKEAGITPGGKWYQEAGTGMGNTLNIASEKGGYTLSDRATYLANQKHLKLKILYEGDKTLLNIYHVMQVNPEKFSKVNAEGAKAFVDFMVSPETQQIIGKFGVDKYGQPLFFPDAGKKEEELGK
- a CDS encoding AAA family ATPase is translated as MMYLSFKVSNFRCFQELIIEKLAPVNLIAGMNNVGKTALLEALFLHCGAYNPELVLRISTFRGIEPSFKIESGRTAETPWDSLFTGFDPAKEIELTGKSKTAGYRTLRLRILREPLENPGVSLFIHSNQGKPAEPLLSTDTDLVLELEYNEAQRKGKHYLVVGPKGIQVQPFPPPPSPIPAVFLAARGRISPAEDAERFGRLEITGKQDVLLKVLKTVEPRLRRLSVVVAGGVPMIYGDLGHGRLIPLPVMGEGMVRLASLVLAIANTGKGVVLVDEIENGLHHSVLYKVWRVIGEAARTFNTQIFATTHSLECIRAAHRAFRDSGHYDFCLYRLETLGKSTRVIAYDQETLEAAMETDLEVR
- a CDS encoding DUF3226 domain-containing protein — encoded protein: MSVRIEKSHVLVVEGKDEELFFAALIDNCKNELNLPDIQILPIGGKSRLPGNLKALVNSPGFTKIISLGIVRDADEDARAAFQSICSALGSAGLPVPPAPLVSAGSNPSVTAVVLPGDNRPGMLEDVCLAAVQDEPALLCVKQYFECLQNMSLSLPRQISKAMLQVFLASRPEVGKRLGEAALAGYFSLSSDAFGQLREFLRRMSV
- a CDS encoding ABC transporter ATP-binding protein — protein: MNNTILEVYNLQFKRGNREILNIDHFALHERETIALIGPNGAGKSTLLQVMALLLKPTRGTVEFRGVPATPRNALAIRRRMAVVFQEPLLLNTTVYENVATGLKLRGVPRQEIKKRVGRWLELLGIAHLAGRRSHQLSGGEAQRVSLARAFALEPDVLFLDEPFSALDFPTRLSLLNELDRLLKDTGIAAIFVTHDFSEVPYLTDRVAVLKNGRLVKTGTFEEIFKVKPRRENYITSLYRVFESDAAG